A stretch of DNA from Ochotona princeps isolate mOchPri1 chromosome 13, mOchPri1.hap1, whole genome shotgun sequence:
TAGCGTCACTACTGGAACCAGCATGAAGAGGAATCCCAAAGCTAGGCAGGCAGTGACCAGGAGGACGCACACTTTGGGGCTCATGATGCTGGAGTAACGCAGAGGTTTGCAAATGGCCAGGTACCGATCCAGGGACAACACAGCCATAAGGAAGAAGATAGTTGCTCCCaggataagaaagaaaaaggcttGTGTGAAGCATGCAGCAAAGGAAATCGTTTGCTTCCCTGACAGGAAGATGGTCAGCAGTTTGGGAATAACAGAGTTTATGAAGCAACATTCCACAAAGGAGAAACTgctgaggaagaagtacatgggtgtcTGGAGGCGACGGTCAGCCCAGGTGACGGTGATGATGAGCGTGTTTCCCATGAGGGAGGCCaggtatgccagcaggtgcaccaGGAACAAGATGTTCCCCAGGTGCTGGATCGCAGGGAACCCCTCCAGGATGAACTCCTGCACTGAAGTGTTGCTTCCGGCATGCCTCATCAGCAGCTTTTCCATTTCCTCTACAACTTTCGCCGTGCTGACTTGCGATGTCAgaactgttgaaagcagaattatatttcatttgtCTTACTGTAGCTTAGGCCattggactgtgtgtgtgtaggtgacactacttgttatttttaaaaatatttgtttatatttgcttgtttatttatttgaaaggaaagggaAACATTATTTTGAAATCTACTGAGAAAAGCCACAAATGCACAAGACACGTCTACTTATACCAGGCCAATTGTATCACCCTGAATCTCAATCAGCCCTCCATGTGGGAAATGGTTGCGGGGCTtaaactatttgagccatcactcgTGATCTCCAAGTTATATTATGTGCAGAAAGGATAAATTGAGCATAATACTTAATTCAAATGGAAACATCGCATATGGAATGTTGTCATTCCATTACATCAAACTGGCTGAAATGCTTGTCCCATGAGTTTTAATAGTGTAACATTTTTTGGGCcccacggcgtggcctagctgctaagtcctcgccttgaacgccccgggatcccatatgggcgccggttctaatcccagaagctccacttcccatccagctccctgcttgtggcctgggaaagcagtcgaggatggcccaatgcattgggacactgcacccgcgtgggagacctggaagaggttccaggttcccggctttggattggcgcagcaccggcccgttgcggctcacttggggagtgaatcatcggatggatgatcttcctctctgtctctcctcctctctgtgtatccggctttccaataaaaatgaataaatttttaagaaaggaaTGTAACATTTTACACATAGCTTTCCCCCTTGCTatatacaaacaaaaacatttttattcatgAGTATAATGACTGAAACGTATAGTTacgaaaacaaaattttattctaAGTACCTGTCTGCCTAAGGTATAATGGAATGTTAAGAGCATTAGTCATTTTCCTTGCAGTCTATTTTCAAGCAATaaaacagtatttcttttttgtgcaactgaatatatttttgtcataCTACTCAGAAAGAACTCACATGTACAGTAAGAGGTATATTAGAAAAATTGGATCTTACAAAAAACAATTTTTGTCATGAAATTCTGTAATGCCACAGAATTCTTTGTTAGGTGTTATGGTTTTAATTTCTAGTTTGTGGACatgaattcattttgaaaaaaaaaaaacattttaatgtccTCAAACTACTGTTACAAGAATTCATTAGTTTGTAAGAGTCACAGAGTAGCATGAATAGGAATGCCGGAGGCTCAGCCCAGCCTCTTTCCTCCCAACATCGGTCAGTAACAGGGTAcctttccttccatctgctgccaagTGATGCTGCAGAAGGGAATCTTCTTGATGCTCCCTCTCTATCCAGTTTTGGAATGCCCACCAGCAGACAGAGCAGTGATATGACTTAATTTCAATACTTCTAATTTCTTCTGTCTCTTGGTTTCGACTATGTAACATAAATATTGTCTTTGACCCTGTAAGTCCACAAGCAAATCTCCAGTGACACTTTGCCACACTGAACAAATCGTGTTCCTCTTAAAACTCTGAGCGCTCTTACTTAGCCAAAACAAACAATCCCAATCCTtttagtgtgtgagatctgtttGAAGATAAACAGAGTCTATTCGTCTAGAACCAATGAATGATGAGATGACCCTTGCCGCCTAAGCCACGTACTCACCAACACTCGGTTACCAGCCTCTGTGGCGCTTCACTATTCTGAAGAAACTTGTGCATAATACTTGCTAATCACAGATCTTTGATGAGCCCAGGGTTTCCAAGCTAGGAGTAATCAAAACGGTAACACAGTGACAGAAAGGAACTCATCTTTTTCTGTAAATTGCATCTGAGTCCATTGGCACTCCCTAAGATCTCTCATAGACTCGCAGTCGGCTCCAGCTCTCTCAAATTCCTACTTTGTCCTACTGCTACTGCAACAAGTTCTAGCAAATGACCTTACTCCCAGGAAACATGCTGCATGGTAACAATGAGACAAGAAGTAGCCTCCTCACTTGACTTGGTCTGAACTCTCTTATTTAGCCAAAACAAACAGTCCCAACTATTTTACGGTGTGAGAGCTGTTTGAAGAAGAACAGACTTTGCTTCCACTTTTGGATGTAGATTCTGTGTTTCCAAAATACATGTTGGAATATTCAGCTTCCCACTACTCTACCTGTATGATCTGGGAGCATCCCCATATGATTGAGAGCAGAGGCAAAATTTATACAGAGCTTGCCCATCATATGTTTATCATTGGACTGCCTCTCGCCACTCCTCTGTAGCCACCAGGGCCAGTGGGCCATGACATCACTGAGATGGGACAAAGCCATCTACACATCAGTGTCCCTCTAGGAACCTTGGTAGCTGCTAATTGGGCACTGCATAACAGAAAGTTATACAAGCATCACAGTTGTTCTTGCATTGTATGTGCAAGTATAATATTGTACATTTTCCTATGAACATCACTGAAAGTAAAAAGGATCTGTGGTTCAATGGTTTATATTTTCCCAGAGAGTGTAGTGTTACTACATGAAAGTGATAGGTAAAGCAGTGAACTTTGACCCATAGTGGAAGCAATGAGGTGTCCCTCACCCTAACACTGTCATAGCAGTGTACAGCTCAGATAAAACCACAcatttcgggcccggtggcgtggcctagtggctaagtcctcgccttgaacgccccggaatcccatatgggcacaggttctaatcccggcagctccacttcccatccagctccctgcttgtggcctgggaaagcagtcgaggacggcccaatgcattgggaccctgcacccgtgtgggagacccggaagagattccaggttcccggcttcagatcagcgcgcaccggcctgttgcggctcacttggggagtgaatcttcggacggaagatcttcctctctgtctctccacctctgtgtatatctgactttgtaataaataaataaatctttaaaaaaaaaaaaaacctacacattTCTGTAGCAGGCAGACATCATAACACCCCACATGTCCCCCATTTCACCAAAAATTAACTTGTCATACAAAGAAATTAAGTATCACAATTGAAATTCAACACAATCAATAGATTGCAAGATGAAGATGACAGAGATGCAAGAAACATTGgagaatagcttgtggaggactgAGGTAAGTTCTACTTCAGACATTTGGTAGAATTGAGCAGTGAAGCCTTGCAGTCCATGGCTTTCCTTGGTTGCCAGTCATTTAATTACTGATTGAATCTCAGTCATTGTTATAGATCTGCTTAGATTATTGATTGCCTCATGATTTGATTTGGGTAATGTGTGTGTCCGGAAGCCTATCCATCTCATCTAGATCTTCTGATGTGTTAGTGTCCAGTTGCTTGTAATCATTCCTGATTATGCTATGACTGTCTGAAATGCccattgttatatttcctttttggtCTCTGATTCTTTTGATGTTTATCTTCTCcctgctatgtgtgtgtgtgtgtgtgtgtgtgtgtgtgtgtgtgtgtgtgtgttttgaccaGTTGGGGTAGTGGGAATCTAGTTTGTGGATTTTCTCAAGGAACCAGCTCTATGATTCATTAATCTTTTGTGTTGTTCTTTGGGTCTCTGTTTGGCTTATTTTCTCcctcattttgattatttctttttttattgctaaccttgggattgttttgctgttgtttttatagTTCCTTCACACATATGGAGAGCACATTTACTTGGGGACTTTCTGATTTCTAGAAATTAGCATTCCTCTTAATACTGCCTTGAGTTAAGTTTTGGTAAGTTGTTCTGGAGTCCTCATTGGTTTCAAAGAACTCTTTTCTTTTCCCCCTCTGGTTTCTTCTATACACCCGACTGTTCATGTCGCgtcatattattcagtctccaggtatctgcaCACTCCCCAGGGTATTTTGGCTTGTTGgtctccagcttcattccatcatggtctgagaagatacatggtatgatgtCAATTTTTACCAATTTGCTGAAGCCTGTTTTGTGGCTTAGAATATGAtcagtcctggagaaggttccatgtgctgatgaaaggAAGGAGTGTTTTGCaactgtaggatgaaaggtttcaTGGATATCAGTTAAATTCATCGATTCTATTGTCTGAGTGTGGTTCATTATTTCCTGGATGGTTTTCTACCTCATCCGTCTGTTCATTGAGGCTACGGGCATATTAGCGTCCCCCACTCTTATAGTATTGGAGTGTATTTCTTCATTGAAATGTTATGCAGTCACCACCTCTATCTTAATTTCAAATAGTTTATCGACACAGAGGCAACCCCATCTTCATTAAAAGGGTTTGTTcctcattttccccattttacgcCATTTTCCCCATTTTAGCTTACacacaaaatcattaaaacagGAATTCATGGAGTGTCCTCGGAGGCCAagcactctgaggtcatccactctcaGTTCAATCTCCCACAtagat
This window harbors:
- the LOC131481619 gene encoding olfactory receptor 6C4-like codes for the protein MEKLLMRHAGSNTSVQEFILEGFPAIQHLGNILFLVHLLAYLASLMGNTLIITVTWADRRLQTPMYFFLSSFSFVECCFINSVIPKLLTIFLSGKQTISFAACFTQAFFFLILGATIFFLMAVLSLDRYLAICKPLRYSSIMSPKVCVLLVTACLALGFLFMLVPVVTLSQLSFCGPNVILHFFCDFGPLAKLSCSETMSIETLFFNLAFLVLFTSFLLTIIAYSNIVITIVRLPSAKERKKAFSTCSSHLIVLSLMYGSCFFIYIKPKQTSRVDFNRQAALVNTVVTPVLNPVIYTLRNKQVHQALRDALCRVK